A segment of the Solanum lycopersicum chromosome 9, SLM_r2.1 genome:
AATGTTAAAGGTAACCTCAAACAAGACTATATTTTTTAGCTAGCGTGTGATGTTCATCACAAGGGATTTCATATTGGCCTCGACCTCCAAGTAGCACCCTCATCAAGATGGTTCTGCCATAACACTCTCATGAATGCGACCTCTTTGTTCCTTGATTTCTTAACTTGCCTATCTAGAATCTAAACGGGAACTTCTTCATTGAAAAGGTGCGTACGGTGAGACAATTGAAAAGCTAACATATTCATATTGGCCTCGATCTCCCaagtagcaccctcaacaaaaTGGTTCATCCATAACATTTTCACGAAAGCAACTTGTTTCTTTCTTAATTCGTTGGTCTAGAATCTAAACCAAAACTTCTTTGTAGAAAAGGTGCGTACAACGACACAGTCGAAAAGCgtacaaatattacaaaatgtTTTTACTACCTTCACAATTTTTTCATTACAAAAATCTTTTCTTCTATAATACAAAAGCAAAAGAAAGGGGCTATTTTGCATTAGTAATAATGTTAAGTTTGGAATAGATAATTAAACTAGAATCAAgagaaaaaacaatttataaacgagaaaaatataagaatattagtagtattattataatttacatGGAGAATAAAGTTCCCCGAGTCAACCATAATGtacaacaattattattatttatggagaattaaagaaaatctgattttagaatattaatgattttttttttaattttctggtTACTTACTGTACAAGAACAAGCCGGCCACCTCCACCCCAAACATCTCTACCGTCGGCGAACTCTCCGCCGCCACGGCCAGCTTTTGGCACCGTCACAATTAACTCACCGTCCACAAACACAGCCGTAGCCAGCTCCGGCATTGTCGTAGCCGGCAATCTGAACCTCCACGTATCCACCTTCAGCTCTTCCAACAACAGCTCCTCTATTCCGCCATCAACTCCGCCATCTCCGGCGCCATTTCTCACCACAATCTTCGTAATACCAGTATGAATCTCAACCGCCTGCACCCTAACACCTCCCGCTCCGCCGCTTCCGCCGTCGTCGAATTCCATCACCGCCACGAAACGGAAGAATTCCGGACCTTCCTCAACCGCCACGTCAGCATCGGAACGAAACGGAAGTTCTAGAACCTTCCCGAATACATGAGGTAATTTTCTTAGCTTCTTCATTGGATTCCCTTCCATTGCTGCTAAAATTTGTTCCTGTTGCTCCGAATCTGAACCCGACCCGATTCCTTCACGAATAGCAATATTTCGTTTCAGGGACATAGGATGAACCCTCATGCTATGAATTTGCTGGGTTCAAAAAATCCCAaataatacaaattattgatgaaaaattgttgaaaatgaaaaaaaataaataaaaaagaaatgagaaataaaaatgCAGATGTAATTGAATATATAAAGATGGTATGCATATacctatgtatatatatagtaatatatattcaattacATATTGCCTCTGTAAATATGGATTTGGATTTCTTGGAGGCCAGaaaggaggaggagaagaaggaagaaaaaaatatatataaaaaagtaaatgaattaGATACAATATGAGTTAACTAATTCGACTCGTCTGTTTATCACTCCTAATATTCAGgataaatatagatatataataCGAGTATTTTAAATCTATATAATACGAGTATTTTAAAAGTTATGTATGTGtgagaaaaagattttttttaaaaaaacaataatttcgGTTAGGATTATAAAATTTTCCTAAATATTGCATCTTTagcataatattttattatgacttctttatttatatattttttttagaattgcTTTGTTATACTTTTTTTCTTGAGCTGAAGGATAATCAATCTTTCCTTACTGAATAGCTTTACCAGATCATGTGTCAACTCGAGTTGCGGAGATAGAGAAAACTCGTTCTCTTTTAATAGCAAAGGCATTTTCGTGAAACTGAGCGATAACTTGTGTTTTGCTGTCTAGGAGTGTATTTGAGATGAGTTTGTCGATGATGATTGAACTAAGATTATTTCAAAAGAGAAAGGAAATGAGTCTGAAAATATAGGTGAAGAAGGGTTGCGAACTCAAATGATTAGATTTCAAATTGAAAGTGTTTAAAAGTAAAAAGAGAggctgaaaaaaaaaataacttgcccaaaataaaatgaacgaAACACTCCGTCAAGATTGTTGGAGAAGAGAGGCAAGGCCCAAGGCACTTGCCAACGAGCGGGGAATCAGCTTTGCTACCTGCTAAAATAGGAGTATAATCTGCGTATACACTATTCTCTTCAAATCCTCTTTGTGGAATTACACTATTTATGTTGTTGTCGAGATCAAAGGGTAGATCACTAGAGCACTTACAGATATAGGATACTAAAGTGTAAAGCATGAGaaacaatgaaaatatttgCATAACACTGAATATAAAATGCTTCAAATTGACTCAATTATGTGAATCTTGCATTGCATCCTATAGTATAATTTATGCTGGCTATCCTTTAAATTAATCCATAACTGATTTCTACTAAATAAGTTAATCATCACAAAAGCCACTGAGCCATAACTATATATAACCAGCTCTTTGGTAATGTCACTTTCAAAGCATAGAATTTGCTGCAGATTACATTTAACAGGGCATGCAAGACTGGTCCCCAAAGAGAGATCAGTCAATCTAGCATTGATCAAGGTCCGccaattaaaagttaaaagttcaACATTCCATGTTCTCGTGGCGATGCATCCGACGCCTGCTATGAGACCGTCTGGTGCTATGACTCCGCCTTCTAGGTAGCGAGCTAGAGGCATGAGGGTGGTGAATCTCTTCGGTGTTCACTTGATGTCCGAGTATGCAATCAAATGGGTCTTCGGTTGACTCTAGAGCAACAGCAGCACCAACACCATTCATCTACAATTTTCAATACACAGCCTTGTAAAAGCAACTTAAACTGATTCTACTATAATGCAGTATGACAGACTAAACTggatttgtttctgataaacgATGGTAGCAACGACTTCTTACGCTCTTATATACACTGGACTTGGTGTTCTTATATAATTCCTACGACAACGTTGCACAACGGAAAGATCACCAGGCCCCAGTGTCCATTGAACATCTTCAATGTTATATATAGAAGAAGCAGAGTACTCACATTAATTTGCTTTCTCTCAAGATTAGTCTTCCTTAGATCAGTTTTCTCTGAATGTGATTTCTTACTGGAAGAGTCATCACCTTCTACCTCGTGAGAAGAAAAAATTTCCCCATAGGTACTTCGAAAACGCCACCTCGGTTTCGGGTTGTCTGTTGAATCATCATCATAAACATTTTCAGAGTAAAAGTATTTGGAGACGAACTGCAATACAGGCGGATTATGCTGGTACTTCTTCAACATTCTATCATGAGAAAATACTACATCAGTACATAGTTAAAATGAATCATGCTGATAGCCTGATACTTCAATTTCAATCGTCATAGAACAGTACATCAGTAGTTCatacataatgaaaagaaagaaataactgCAACGAGTATCGAAGGCTTTTATTTTAAAGGTAACTGAAACCTTTTCCTTTCAAGGAATATatgtcattattttctttttgtttcattttcttaactACACAACTATGAAGTGCTCCTGTTATCAGTAGTTAAAGACTCGGAAGATAATATAGTTTCCTTGGATTCGCCAGGTTTCTCCCACATCCTTCACCAGTATAATAGTATGCCCACACCAGGATTACCTATTTTGTGCAACGAGTTTCCCATTAATTTAGTAGTTAGTTTAGTTTAAAGATGCATAAAATTCACTTATACcagattcatatatattttgagaGAGGCTAGGTATGTGGTCAAGCCCAACATGAGGCAATactatgaaataaataaatcaagctTTTAACCAGGCATACAAATGAACAATCTACTCTTTCTCGCTTTTGACTGGATGCCTACTACTTCCATTTTTCCATGTTATTCTCTGTGTGTATATATTCTTCTGCcatcaattaatatattttagttgTTGTTCTTCTTTCCAACAAAGTGAACAGATTTAAGTGTCCAACCAGATTTAAGCATGTAGATATAGAGGATTAGACTTCAAACATGAAGTGATAATATAGCTCTCATTTTTATATTCCCaccaattaaaatatgaatgagATATAGTGATGCTTAGTATAAGTCCATGACGAGTGTGTACAAAAATTGCTATACTTAGTGgaaatatatgaaatgtatatattTGAAGTGAAGTAAGAAACTCAGATCATTCTCTAGACAATAGCATACTTAAATGTTAAACGCTCTCCAGTGAGGTCAATTTCTTGCTATCTAGAGTACTCTAGACTACAgcatattttaaagtttaacaCTCTTGCGGTGACAATTTCTTGCTATCTAAGGTTACATCAAGCACAACTATTCACATTTCTCAGTCATTCTTATTCTACTGAAGACAAGGAAAGAAgctaaagaagaagaaaaatcagaGAACATATACATAGCATAACTGACCAGTCAACGTGTTCCTACTGCAAGTTGAATCCAGCAAAATAGCTCAGAGAGATAAAGATGTAGTACTAACTCGTTTAAACTCCTACGGCCCAAGTTATCATGTACAAAGCTACTCAAGGATTAAGATCTTGAGAACTCAATTATTTATCAAACGGGAACAGTATGACATATTCAGTCCTTGTCAAAGGTTTAGCATCTTTCTCATTCAAATATCCAGAATGCAAAGCAATTCGAATATCCAGAATATAGAACAATTTGAAATTCTTGAATTTGCTCCTTGGGCTATAGAGGTAGCTGTCATAAAGGATTATcgtttatattaattatagttcCCCATTTTCACATGGTATGGTGACAAGTAATAACCTGCTAGAACAATCAGGCCAACTGATCAAACTTAGAAGGATGTCATTGTTCTAAGTTTGGTTAGGTGttaaattttcaaagcaaaGATGGAGGGGGGAGTGATTTTAACCCGTTAAACTCAGGAAAGAAATGATCCTGCAAATCTTACTAACAACCCCCACCCCAACCCCCAACCCCCACCTGCAGGCCGTTGGTTGCTTTTCTGAGAATAAGATATTGAAACGTATTTAAGATCCCCTTTGGAGTGCATTGCTTAAATTAAGTAAAGTATTCCTGATCTCCTTTATTCTATTTGTGGGAAAATGAACCTAGTCACGAAATGTTATCAATGAAAGAGGATGTATTtgggaaaaaacaaaaagaaaatataacttCAATGTAAAGTAGAGCAAGTAAGATTATCTGGGGGTGCTCAAGATTAGTATTtgggaaaaaacaaaaagaaaatataacttCAATGTAAAGTAGAGCAAGTAAGATTATCTGGGGGTGCTCAAGGTTAAGTTTCATCGTACTAAGTCATGCATGCATTCCCACTGTGAAGCACTTCATCTTTAGGGCTAAAAATCACCTTATTTACTTAgccccaaaataaaaaaaaattaagaagtgTGTTTGAGGACCTACATTTCCCCCAGCTCCTTTTGCAGACGAGTTCCATGCTGAGAGAGAATAAGTTCAACACCAGAATCCAAAGACTTGGCAAATCTCCACTTGCCATAGAACCAACCAGCACCTGGAGgtagaaatttttgaaaaactaagCAATACACTTAGGAAAAGCAACCGAAAATGTTCTCTGTTTTGAAGCAGAAATCAATAGCTCTCCTACTAACTTGAGGCCAAACGAGTTTCTTGAACTAAGTATCCTAAATACAAAGATTGGCAGGCCTATCATAAACGGGACATATATAGTGCAAAACAGAGTTTACAAGTTTCCAGAGTTGCAAAAGCCCTTGAAATAAGAATGtccatctttttttctttatacatGTAAAGGGCTAAAGGGTTGCTTCAGGAAATGTCAAACCGTTAATCAGAAAGCTAATAACTAACTAGTAAAAAAGAGgaaagataaaaatgaaaatgaatctGGCTAGACAAACCATTGAATTCTTCGTTTAGCTTTTACTTCTTGCaatacttgaaaatttttccattttaaaaagtaaatatgtGAATAAATTGAGCACTTGACAGGCATCCATCAAACTGCTTACTCATCATTTCAGAATTTACAAAACAGACACCAGACAGATAGATATTGTTGGTGGCCAATATGTAAGAGTAAAAGACAAGAACATGAGAAAGACAACTCCCTATCCTCTAGGGTAAGGCTGAGTAAGCTCTCTGATTTTATAGGTTTAAACAACAGTGAGGATCAGACTTTCTGGAAAGGGCAAACTGATGGTATTTTCACTGTTAAGGGATGCTACATCTGTTTATGAATGAGATGAACCGGTCAGCACAAAACTCTTGGAAGCAGATCTGGAATTCTAAAGCTCCTGTTGAAGTTATGTGCTTTGTATGGTTGGTTGCCAAGAAGGCTTGTCTAACTCGGgaaaatttagaaaagaaaGGCATAAAACTTATTAATGGATGGTATTTCTGAGGAAATAGTTCTGAAGGCATCAACCGCCTTTTTTATACATTGCCATATTAGTTATTACTTCACACTTCACAGGTATGCCAAGATCAACATTAGAATTCCTTCTTTGCTGGAAAAGCAAAGGGCTGCCAAAACATTTTAAGAAGACTTGGAACACCATACCAGCGGCTATTTGGTCGTATATATGGATGAAAAGCACAAAAGACGCTTTGAAGACCAGAGAAGCTCAATCAGGACGATCATATCTGACTGTGTTCTTATGATTTCATTTTGGTGTAAACTGTACAGTGGAAGCATTGAAGATTCAGAATCACCGTTACAGTTTATGAAACGACTGTATAGATAGTCACCTAGTCAGGGTTGTCCTCACTTCTGTATTTGTTTTTGGTTATAATCACAACACTTTTTTAGTCCTGTTTTTCCTGGCATCAGTAATACTTACCTATTCGGAAAACAAGAAAGAGTAAGGTTGAAGATGAGGGTGCATTTTGACTTACCAACTGCAAGGTTGATGCGGAATAGGTTATGCAGTCTTCGAGTAACTTCAACAAAAACAAATTGAGATAATAATATTAGGGGCTTTAATGAACAATATATATGGGGAGGGAAGGCAATCACATAGCTAAGCAATACATAAAAGAagtgaaaacattaaaaaaggaaaagaagttGCTTTCCTGAGCAGCAAATATTCATCACAGATAATTTAGAAATAGCCCCTAAGATTTGTGAAATTAGTCATCCATATACTCTGTTAAAAGTTTGATTTTAAATGACTTCATAGATATACAAATGTACCATATATGCCCTTCATTTCTAACAAAGCTGCAACTGACATATTATCTAGTTCTCCATTTTAAATTTCCACGTAAATGAGACATATGGAAAATAAGAAAACGGGAAAGTCCATAGTTGACCCTAACTTTGCGAAATTAGCAATCTATTCACCCATTTAAATATTAGTCAGCTGACATGGAGACAACAACTATGCCTCAGTCCCAATTCCCAAATAAGTTGGGGTCGACTATATGAATTGAACCCCACTTCTTCATTTAAGCTCATtccatttcatcaaaaataagtTGAAGATATAtgatagataataataatataacaataatagaACTTCTGTAACAAGTCTAATACCTATTCTCAACAAGTAGACCACCTATATGaatcttttctttctttgtgtCGTATCTTTAGCTAAGTCTTCATTGATACCAAGGATTTGTAGATGTTTCGCGACAACTTTCCTCCATGTGATTTTAGGTCTTCCCCATCGCTTTTTAACACCTTCACTTACTATTGTTTCACACCTACGGACCAATGCATCTACATGTCGACGCACACAAGACATGTTCAAACCATATCAAGAAACCTTCTCGCATTTTATCCTCATGTGTGGTACTTGCACTTTCTGGcaaaagtggtcaattttaaTCTAAAGTAATATTGCATGACGGCATGACTGCATATCTATCTTAACATTTGCATCTCCACAACACTCATCTTGGACCTTAGCAGCCCAACATTCACTATCATATAATGTAGTTGGTCTTATAGTTGTCCTATAGAACTTAACTTTCACTTTGATAGGCACCCTTCTATCACATTAAATCATGGTAGCACTTCTCCATTTCAAACATCTAGTTTTAATCCTATGAGTAACATCTTCATCTATCAATTCATTCTCTTGATAACATCGACCTAGATATCTAGATTGTTTGCATTTTGGCACCGCAATCTCGTCTAATCTCACCTTAACTTCTTTCTTCTCATGCTGACTAAACTTGCAATGCATGTATTCAATCTTACTACTACATATCCTAAAACCCTTGCTTTCTAAAGTACCTTTCTACAATTCAAACTTTTGATTGATACACTTGCTAATTTCAACCATTAAcacaatatcatcaataaataacaTACATCATAGGACCTCATCTTGAATTGTGTTGGTTAGCTCGTCATAACTAGGGTAAACAAGTAGGAGAGCTCAATGAAATCCCTGGTCTAAGCCTATTGTTAAGGGAAACTCCTTTGTATCACCTAATACTATTTTCACGCTAGTGAcatcttcttcattcatttcCTTTACgacatttatatttaatatgaagTCCTATAAAATGTGGTAAACCCCCATTTTGTATAAATTGAATATCATCAAAATGAACTCATCTGCTCCTAGCAACCAGTACTGCAACAATCCTTTAGCTTTCTGTCGTCACTACAACTACTCCAGCAACCATCCACCTCTCTCAAATTCATCTTCCCTCTTCCTCCATTTTCCCGTAGACCAGTTCTGCCAGCATCATCTACCTTTATGTTGCCACAACAACTACTCCAGTCACTATCTCAAACTAGTCTTCCCTCTTCCTCAGTTTTCAGGCAGAAAGACCTTATTCTAGAAAACATGAATGAATTCATTTTCAACCTTAACGTTTGAACACAACCCAAATAAAGGCTATACAATCTCATTACAATGTCAAGGTTTGACCTTTTTCTTGTTTGGAATCTTCTTGGACTAATCATCATTGCTGAGATAGCCACGTCAAATTTATAAACAAGAGAAGACCGAAAAAATGTCCAAAATCTTAACAGGTAGTTTCATACTTCCATAACCATCATCATTGTGTTCCcgttcttgaatagatttcgaTAAAACTAAAGATTTTGGCCAGTTTAATTACTTCACTCTCTTCCAAAGTGAATAAAGAACAGCATATAtgtctcaaaatataaaaattgaccaatattaagaaaaaattatccaATGATACAAACAAATTTGACAAGTATACGTAGGACTTGTACCTAACCAAGTGGCAAGGGAAGCACCAATTGCACCAATGCCAAAATCTCTTACAGCAGATTGCTTCCATGAATTTAGTAGTTTACTTTCTTCAGTTGTCAAATTAACCTATGAATTTTAATAAGCATATTATATCTTCAAAAGGTTACTGAAATTTACAACGACAAAAATTTGAGTTAATGATAAGAACACACATAAATATCCCCTTTTTCATGTTTCATACTTAAACTAGGTGTGCGAGTTTTCTAGTTGAACTACCACCAACTATTTATCAAAATGCACCTCAATTATCAATTGTTCATATATGAAACTTAAACACCTATAGTTCAGTATAAAACTCgaaaagatcaatttttttgatCCTTCATCCAGATTTTTTATTACAAAGATTACACAGAACAAATGAAATCACCAAATTGATtaggaaaaaagagagaaaattggGTAGCCATTTCACCATGAAACATTTGGTGTCAGAAAAAATCAAACCTTTCTGGAGATGAGAAGTTCATTCAATTCCATGAGCGAGTCTGCCATTGTTGCGCCTAATTTCAGGGTCTGATCCGATCAAAGGTGGGTATAATGGTTCTTATAATATCCGGAGCGTAATCGGGGATCCGGATACAAATCGGGTCAACAAGTACAACTCTTTGGTaccataaaaattattttaaaatgacatgatatataaacatatattattatttttaatttagtcCGGATGTCAACTTTAGAtgtgtataaatatattttaaatttgtataaaattgaatatgtaTTTTGCTTAACTCAATCGTCAATTGTCTCATAGAACACATATATTTACTTAGAGTGaacttattttgaatttatttttattgatactTACTCGATAACCCGACTGAATGGCCTTTTTAGAGACGTATCATAACTTCAATTCTAAGTGTGcataagtaaattttaaatttatgtgtaattgaatatattaatatatgtattatctCATCAAACACGTATATTTACGTAATCAactcattttgaaaatatttttcgttgATATCCATCAATCATGATTGAGGCAACAATTTTGTCGAATTGTTTTGCATTCGTATTAACATGGACGTAAGAGGAAATATTGATAGTTCATGCTTCAAATAGGTCTTGCATTGACTATCCAATGGATCATGGACTAAATAATCAAGGTTCGAAAAAATTATATCTAGAAGACTGTCGTTTTCAGAATCTATTCTTCAAGTCACGTCTTTTAGTTTTGGGGTTGAAGTATAGTACcttttgagttg
Coding sequences within it:
- the LOC101246180 gene encoding uncharacterized protein gives rise to the protein MRVHPMSLKRNIAIREGIGSGSDSEQQEQILAAMEGNPMKKLRKLPHVFGKVLELPFRSDADVAVEEGPEFFRFVAVMEFDDGGSGGAGGVRVQAVEIHTGITKIVVRNGAGDGGVDGGIEELLLEELKVDTWRFRLPATTMPELATAVFVDGELIVTVPKAGRGGGEFADGRDVWGGGGRLVLVQ
- the LOC101246471 gene encoding uncharacterized protein — its product is MADSLMELNELLISRKVNLTTEESKLLNSWKQSAVRDFGIGAIGASLATWLVTRRLHNLFRINLAVGAGWFYGKWRFAKSLDSGVELILSQHGTRLQKELGEIMLKKYQHNPPVLQFVSKYFYSENVYDDDSTDNPKPRWRFRSTYGEIFSSHEVEGDDSSSKKSHSEKTDLRKTNLERKQINMNGVGAAVALESTEDPFDCILGHQVNTEEIHHPHASSSLPRRRSHSTRRSHSRRRMHRHENMEC